In the Sphingobacterium sp. PCS056 genome, GTTCCAAAAAGATGATGAGGTGATGAATCACGCGATCGATGAAGCCAATAAGACTTTTAAAAATTTTGATATCGCATTTCAACAGCCTCAGGAAGGATATGAAAGTTTTGCTATTAAAGTCAAATTCGATACTGAAGACGGTGGTGGTGAACACATCTGGATTGGGGATTTAACATCTGATGGAAAATCGTACAGTGGCACTGTTAATAATGAACCTCAATTGACAAAGGCCGTAAAATTTGGAGATCGAGTCACCATAGACCCTAAAACCATTTCTGACTGGATGTATTTGGATAAAGGAGTTTTGCGAGGGGGTTATACGATTCGCGTGATGAAAAATAACTTGTCGGATGATGAAAGGAAAGCTTTTGACCAGGAGGTCGGCTTTATCATTGAAGATTAGTATTTCATAAAAAAGAGCGAAACTGGGTTTCGCTCTTTTTTATGAATATAAGCCTTTTTTCTCGATAAAATCTAAGACTTTGTCTGGAGTATAGAATTTGATATTTTTACCTTCTTTGATCGATTTTCTTAGAAAAGTTGAAGATAGTTCCATCATAGGTGTCTGAGTCATCGTGATCGATGGATGGTCTTTCATGGTATTGCCACTATATCCTGGTCTTGGATAGACGTAGATGTGGTAATCTCTTAAGATGACATCACTGTTCTTCCATTTGGAAAAGGTTTCCAAGTTGTCCTCCCCCATAATCAAAACAAAATCATGTGAAGGATATTTCTCAGCTAGATGCGTCAACGTATCAATGGTATAAGAGGGTTGTGGCAAACCAAACTCGATAGCACTCACTTTTAAATTGTCGGTATCTTCTATCGCTAGATTGACCATCTCCAGCCGATCGTACATATTTCCTAGGCTTTCCTTCTTCTTAAACGGATTTTGTGGCGATACCACAAACCATACTTCGTCCAATTCTGTATAATTAGCCATATAATTAGCAATAATTAAATGACCTACATGCACGGGATTAAAAGATCCGAAGAATAAACCAACCTTAGCCATGACTATTTGTTCAAAAATTCCATCACCAATTTTTCTGCCTCAACTACTGCTACATCCAAGTCATAATTTTTCAATATGACATCAAATTTATCAGCATACGATAATTCTGATTCTGCTTTTGCAAATCGTTCCTGTAATTTTTCTTCAGAATCGGTTCCTCTTCCACGAAGACGTTCTTTTAATACTTCCAGGGATGGAGGTTGCACAAAAATAGATAGGGCCTCATCTGGGAACTTAGAACGTAAGCGTAATCCACCGATCACATCAATATCAAATATAACGTGTTTACCTTTTGCCCAGATGCGTTCTACTTCCGAACGCAGTGTGCCATAAAAGGTACCGGAGTAAACTTCTTCAAATTCGATAAATTCTTGTTTGGCAATTTTATGCAGAAAGTCTTCTTTTGAAATAAAGTAATAATCTTTACCATCTATTTCTTCACCGCGAGGCTCTCGTGTACTTGCTGAAATGGAAAATTCCAACTTATCACTATGTTTACTTAATAAACTTTTTACTATTGTTGTTTTACCTGCGCCCGATGGTGCGGAGAATATAATTAACTTACCTGCCATTCCTATAATACGTTGAGCAATTGCTCTTTAATTTTTTCTAATTCTTCTTTCATTTTTACCACGATCTGCTGAATTCCGGCGTGGTTTGCTTTTGATCCCAGGGTATTGATCTCTCTGCCCATTTCCTGAGATATAAATCCTAATTTCTTACCGTTGGAATCCGATGCGGTCAAAGCTTTTTGAAAATAACGACAGTGTGAACGTAACCGTACTTTCTCTTCTGTGATATCTAATTTATCGATATAATAAATCAACTCCTGCTCAAAACGATTTTTATCTACGTTTTCCTTGCCCACTGTATCCTCTAGATAATGACCGATACGTTCTCTGATTAAAGGAATACGATCCATCTCTACAGATTCGACTTCTGTTAAATAAGTTAATATCAATTCAACACGTTCAGTCAGGTCTTGCGAAAGCACTGCACCTTCGTCTGCTCTGAAAAGGTTGAAGTGATCTACTGCGGCATAAAATGCTTCTAATAATAATTTTGACTCTTCTTCATCAACTTCATTATCATTATTGGCAATTACCTCCGGCATATTAAGGGCTAATTCGAAAAGAGAAACTTGTTTGTCACCCAATTCAAAGGCAATCTGTTGTAGTTGGGTATAATATTTTTTTAGCAAATCTGCATTTATAGTAGATGCTTTTGCTGTTTGATCAGTATATTCAACATTCACATACAGGTTTACCTTACCTCTTTCGATAAGTTTACTACACTCTGTACGTAACGTCAATTCCTTGTCTGAAACTGCTTTGG is a window encoding:
- a CDS encoding YicC/YloC family endoribonuclease produces the protein MIKSMTGYGTAVKDNGKVKYSVEIKSLNSKFLELNLRLPKAVSDKELTLRTECSKLIERGKVNLYVNVEYTDQTAKASTINADLLKKYYTQLQQIAFELGDKQVSLFELALNMPEVIANNDNEVDEEESKLLLEAFYAAVDHFNLFRADEGAVLSQDLTERVELILTYLTEVESVEMDRIPLIRERIGHYLEDTVGKENVDKNRFEQELIYYIDKLDITEEKVRLRSHCRYFQKALTASDSNGKKLGFISQEMGREINTLGSKANHAGIQQIVVKMKEELEKIKEQLLNVL
- a CDS encoding DUF2314 domain-containing protein; the protein is MSNSFALLLVCSLFLYSCQNGIKEKIKNDDIIEFQKDDEVMNHAIDEANKTFKNFDIAFQQPQEGYESFAIKVKFDTEDGGGEHIWIGDLTSDGKSYSGTVNNEPQLTKAVKFGDRVTIDPKTISDWMYLDKGVLRGGYTIRVMKNNLSDDERKAFDQEVGFIIED
- the nadD gene encoding nicotinate (nicotinamide) nucleotide adenylyltransferase, whose translation is MAKVGLFFGSFNPVHVGHLIIANYMANYTELDEVWFVVSPQNPFKKKESLGNMYDRLEMVNLAIEDTDNLKVSAIEFGLPQPSYTIDTLTHLAEKYPSHDFVLIMGEDNLETFSKWKNSDVILRDYHIYVYPRPGYSGNTMKDHPSITMTQTPMMELSSTFLRKSIKEGKNIKFYTPDKVLDFIEKKGLYS
- the gmk gene encoding guanylate kinase, producing MAGKLIIFSAPSGAGKTTIVKSLLSKHSDKLEFSISASTREPRGEEIDGKDYYFISKEDFLHKIAKQEFIEFEEVYSGTFYGTLRSEVERIWAKGKHVIFDIDVIGGLRLRSKFPDEALSIFVQPPSLEVLKERLRGRGTDSEEKLQERFAKAESELSYADKFDVILKNYDLDVAVVEAEKLVMEFLNK